A genomic window from Plasmodium malariae genome assembly, chromosome: 10 includes:
- the PmUG01_10031400 gene encoding conserved Plasmodium protein, unknown function, whose product MIDIRIEEVRNSSEIDHCECCNLLNEKSIEFVIIKNKDLYIYKFDKKKKINYLFYETKLNAAVIKLVTLKNVFQNKKKKNIFSGILLIYKNLHFIIYKYKKSLNSLVVVLRHTFIKEDKFQSLFYSLPHAVNYTHNYEKRKYNRNGIQGAGVKKKKRTKRGSSGGGSSSSSSSGNGSIHNCSKRQKLVPTSYKLVSLKKKKKKIKILNLLTNSNISRSNTSNFTSDWKNNRAHKKKSSSHDDKCYNDEHMFHLNFNQNSNNKSRRERRSFHFLDSFYSLKFKKRKKYKKCSANFCNFHISFSYDFKTVYTFFYTTREKKQISIEKCSNEKGRKHADIVGGIDINTNYFSTDLFLENVTTVSLEQIYKNFIFVKKIFFYADSAHILLQNDAVNIGHTKLEDLGLKLLIVKIEKDKLDVVNFIRDFPNDILDILRVQNILICVCYDYVYILNLNNYKKIIYFFNKSCYMNNIFQLIKNNCLFYDYSYLNTTFKKFYLYYKKKKIFILSKNCIIEGNLSKNFNDLINLIKWKKTHIFKYTLTRSAIFSLHKNVYFLCCYDGICGRADITVLRKQNNRKVKYVKGNKRNDLILLNRRKRKLATVLLNSSKKKKKWKKDFCPDRPNLTCTSNDKKYKCSENSEGENSLKTDKIEVEKNALCKKEIPPFIRQKRNEKKCKKDEKFRKGKKQRKYRKVRKVRKFRRNNNFLFDLLNYLNKNVNVNEYTRELNNNKYNLLFKKYKNKIKMLENNFSRINAQGIIEYSSPLFILKKKKKSKKKIEMNVDKENANGRGVGSENGRGNYGSTADLLSQEEGKENENRTGKGNKYQMKNGKIILMDKIRVKGLLTDLCKLNEEGNSLAKSIYFALVGCKQHSTIEKVFFQIPLVHKLDLLFEEAVTITNVCFAERKKRKKEGKKKKKKKEKALFQYVLITLEKKMNGEKGKNQIKYSTENTNKLNAVITIHEEDKPVQKNCKNRECILFCIYNISFLKRKKAWEYYAIYENSKMKRCFLLRQFSKNMWMYRSDIGVVNHDVVISNNFFDDALNDVNYSDGYSDTGEEQQDGRKEQEGEAADEEVGEEGTTEGTASKLAIERGNCSCDNFLTNAMGAHMKGEDIYGKVIYIFTKEEEEVVIEDGVDTEYETFLEEDSQLTGKETVEECLQFFKNFHFLFFSIRDIEMYLRMVYVPHIVMHEEDKYEEKKMHLATHMKKFTSFLNELKDRHPFVYNEIKTVEHILICRLLDFFLSEKKEQKTTQMRMMKKKSSLNLEECCIALLNFNHILIQVCKNEINLLLYENTYILIKKINLQNVVLSCKLVNRYLILLQENCTCSVFIFDSDAIAKIVEKILKLNSICNLCILHCLIHDYKGQHLNIFHFINFLKCHVLKNYYSQYYDNVHEKGYISTLFKIKNMTMFHNFLKKYDHVNVDNILTPYTHINNIRCISVLKKKADSYLCFLNNEYNSFQIFNLDQTQTIFKSNSLLCVPKFVYNCVKKKGTIKGEINKTEREKINFLNIYNKEKIVNIFFFKLGMDYILIIFLTGRPILIYKTFVPITDFKKLKFKIIIHKYVQPLISNIYFLKEDNSVKLNSSTVVVTTSTDKHELNNGCYVLLDGQNFINCSGENRGKNRGKNREIMKGRNKLGKEKSIVKNCIIVYPHINMENITIHDVSDGNKEGAHGEKITRLMKQYHTNFPLLLLSNYKGKLFIHSVDNEKLKGGRIIGSNDWNYRYTSMNCDIANYANGNSINCSNRDDGTTNVLRRWYKKLEGRNDCETNMDYVKGIIQIDNNEFISFSNKCFHIFSINDKECNYVDVKRYNHSSSSGQPNYCDEVELKTEVTNVISEACSFSFQCTYSNVNFVQVRNNLLFLKRNKLINLSINDDIISKTFVTHPYIYKFCVSKYEYILKKARKRVRKGEKRAIHKGGKCVDQLDKNADKNVDKNADKNADKNVDKNADKNVDKNVDKDVVREMAAELDKKWGDGVNNGNLENTRAICRNRRTLHTAQECRVTYGKIVCAVVRIKYDEYDCLKKLLKKRLNIQKEELKNNTIYANEEVQCVPNVYLNDCINSQYTHKVKSFLSGQAEDTNTLDDEKAIRKNNKLIQSVKTFAKYYKLLLFHENSKNVYGYYIFEHSEEIQCISFGCLDDREFIYVGTGLNINERIETQGNIYIFDFSKIFVRYNESERGQYLHKHDVGSEILSSTNHEGNRNIEMVGSSTNNDIIKVDRSKAVASTLLESEHNFEVSNEKGGNVLGDTANGGSEADNNEKVGSTPDGNVNSLTDGGEKRGKLVLHMKKTYNSCVTQIYPFYFYSNIGNSSINMNSSGNMSSSINMSSSANMSRSTSNSNMNYKNGGRTEQGEILTVEDKYCKDNNKNIVNWISGKNRHNNMMSTCYCNILHCINSKLYIHEVNENDFTKGAFIDNNFFISDIKIVRNFIIIADLYKGIYINMYNYEQQYDSRSIISISKTFYSYNLNILCCHYIIFNSYISIIAMDVYNNFFIFSYKNCQDIDHLYIFNYFNFNRRIIKFINLLHTNQKSNSVMSISNDGSIHLFHPVNKKIFLFFKEIYKISKKYIFPNLALNVYADMKPDFFIQSILLNLHKRSDSFLVKNVLFDDLLRQIPFYSCEVLYELFCKKANLLIHITIGELLNELHSLSEK is encoded by the exons atgatagACATAAGAATTGAGGAAGTGAGAAATTCGAGCGAAATAGATCATTGTGAGTgttgtaatttattaaatgaaaagagCATCGAgtttgttattataaaaaataaagacttatatatttataagtttgataaaaagaaaaaaataaattatttattttatgaaactAAATTAAATGCAGCTGTTATAAAATTagttacattaaaaaatgtctttcaaaataaaaaaaagaaaaatattttttcgggaattttattaatttataaaaatttgcatttcatcatttataaatataagaaaagtCTTAACTCCTTAGTTGTTGTTTTAAGACATACCTTTATAAAAGAAGATAAATTCCAATCCTTATTTTATAGCCTTCCGCATGCAGTTAACTATACacataattatgaaaaaaggaaatacaATAGGAATGGCATCCAGGGGGCgggagtaaaaaaaaaaaaaagaacaaaaagggGTAGCAGTGGAGGTGgtagcagtagcagtagcagtagcGGTAATGGAAGTATCCACAATTGTAGTAAAAGGCAAAAATTAGTTCCCACTTCCTACAAACTTGtcagtttaaaaaaaaaaaaaaaaaaaatcaagaTATTGAACCTATTGACAAACAGTAACATAAGCAGAAGTAATACCTCAAATTTCACTTCAGATTGGAAGAATAATCGtgcacataaaaaaaagagcagtTCGCATGATGACAAGTGTTACAACGACGAACATATGTTTCATCTTAATTTCAACCAAAATAGTAACAACAAAAGTAGAAGAGAACGTCGAAGCTTCCATTTTTTAGATagtttttattcattaaaatttaaaaagagaaagaaatataaaaagtgcAGTGCAAACTTTTGTAATTtccatatatctttttcataTGATTTTAAAACTgtatatacctttttttatacGACGAGAGAGAAAAAGCAAATCAGCATAGAAAAATGTAGTAACGAAAAAGGACGTAAACATGCAGACATTGTAGGAGGTATAGATATCAACACGAACTACTTTTCCACAGATCTATTTTTGGAAAATGTTACTACAGTTAGTTTAGAACAAATTTACAagaatttcatttttgtgaaaaaaatttttttttacgcgGACAGCGCCCACATATTACTTCAGAACGATGCG GTGAACATAGGACACACGAAGCTGGAAGACCTGGGTTTGAAACTGCTGATcgtaaaaatagaaaaggaTAAATTGGACGTGGTTAATTTTATAAGAGACTTCCCGAATGATATACTGGACATCCTGAGAGTGCAAAACATccttatatgtgtatgttacgattatgtgtacattttaaatttaaataactataagaaaataatttatttttttaataaaagttgttatatgaataatatttttcagttaataaaaaacaattgTTTGTTTTATGATTACtcatatttaaatacaacttttaaaaaattctatttatactataaaaaaaaaaaaatatttattttaagtaaaaattgtATCATAGAAGgaaatttatcaaaaaattttaatgatttaataaacttaattaaatggaaaaaaacgcatatttttaaatatacctTAACAAGGTCAgctattttttctcttcacaagaatgtgtattttttatgttgttaTGATGGTATATGTGGAAGGGCAGATATTACTGTGTTAAGAAAACAGAATAAcagaaaagtaaaatatgtgAAGGGGAATAAAAGGAATGATTTGATACTGTTAAATCGTCGGAAAAGAAAGTTAGCAACagtattattaaattcttcaaaaaaaaaaaaaaaatggaaaaaggaTTTTTGTCCGGACCGTCCAAATTTAACCTGTACAAGTAATgacaaaaaatacaaatgttCAGAAAATAGCGAAGGAGAGAATTCTTTAAAAACAGATAAAATTGAGGTGGAAAAAAATGCGTTATGTAAAAAGGAGATACCACCATTTATTCGTCAAAAGAGGaacgaaaaaaaatgcaaaaaagatgaaaaattcCGAAAAGGCAAAAAACAAAGGAAATACAGAAAAGTCAGAAAAGTCAGAAAATTCAGAAGAAACAACAATTTCTTGTTTGATTTACTCaactatttaaataaaaatgtaaacgtTAATGAATACACGAGGGAGCTCAACAACAACAAGTACAACCTCTTGTTTAAaaagtacaaaaataaaataaaaatgctcGAAAATAATTTCTCTAGAATTAACGCGCAGGGGATCATAGAGTACTCCTCCCCGCTGTTCATtttgaagaagaaaaaaaaaagcaaaaaaaaaatagaaatgaaTGTAGATAAGGAAAATGCAAATGGAAGAGGAGTCGGTAGTGAAAACGGACGAGGAAATTATGGCAGCACAGCTGATCTTTTGTCGCAGGAAGAGGGAAAAGAAAATGAGAACAGAACGGGAAAAGGCAACAAATACCaaatgaaaaatggaaaaattatcCTCATGGACAAAATTAGAGTTAAGGGATTGCTAACTGACTTGTGTAAGTTAAACGAAGAAGGAAACTCACTAGCTAAAAGCATCTATTTTGCTCTTGTTGGATGTAAGCAACATAGCACAATAGAAAAAGTATTCTTCCAAATTCCACTAGTCCATAAATTGGACCTATTGTTTGAGGAAGCGGTTACCATAACAAATGTATGCTTCGCAGaaaggaagaaaagaaaaaaagaaggaaaaaaaaaaaagaaaaaaaaagaaaaagctcTTTTTCAGTATGTTTTAATTactttggaaaaaaaaatgaatggggaaaaagggaagaatcaaataaaatattctacGGAAAATACTAATAAGTTAAATGCAGTTATTACCATTCATGAGGAGGATAAACCTgttcaaaaaaattgtaaaaatagagagtgtattttgttttgtatatacaacatttcatttttaaaaaggaagaaagcATGGGAATATTATgctatttatgaaaatagtaaaatgaAGAGATGTTTTTTGCTAAGGCAGTTTTCCAAAAACATGTGGATGTATCGCTCCGATATCGGTGTTGTTAACCACGATGTTGTAATTAGTAATAACTTTTTTGACGATGCGCTCAATGATGTTAATTATTCGGATGGTTATTCAGACACGGGGGAAGAGCAGCAGGACGGGCGAAAGGAACAAGAGGGTGAAGCGGCGGATGAAGAAGTGGGTGAAGAGGGGACGACAGAAGGAACTGCATCCAAATTAGCGATCGAAAGAGGAAACTGCAGTTGCGATAATTTTCTAACCAATGCTATGGGTGCACATATGAAAGGTGAGGATATATACGGAAAAGTTATCTACATATTCACGAAGGAAGAGGAGGAAGTCGTCATAGAGGACGGAGTTGACACAGAGTATGAAACTTTCTTAGAGGAGGACTCGCAGTTGACGGGAAAAGAAACCGTCGAAGAGtgtttacaattttttaaaaattttcattttcttttcttcagCATTAGAGATATAGAAATGTATTTAAGGATGGTCTATGTTCCGCATATCGTAATGCACGAAGAGgataaatatgaagaaaagaAGATGCATTTAGCTACTCATATGAAGAagtttacttcttttttgaACGAGCTAAAAGATAGACATCCGTTTGTATATAACGAAATAAAGACGGTTGAACATATTTTGATATGTAGACTGCTcgacttttttttatctgaAAAAAAGGAGCAGAAGACGACGCAGATGAGgatgatgaagaagaagagTTCATTAAATTTAGAGGAATGCTGCATAgctttattaaattttaaccatatattaatacaagtttgcaaaaatgaaataaatctacttttatatgaaaatacatatatattaataaaaaaaataaatctacAAAATGTTGTTCTGTCGTGTAAATTAGTGAATAGGTACTTAATCCTTCTACAGGAAAATTGTACCTGTTCTGTATTCATATTTGACAGTGATGCAATAGCAAAAATTGTcgaaaaaattttgaaactAAATTCTATTTGTAATTTGTGCATATTACATTGTTTGATACATGATTATAAAGGACAGCATTTGaacatatttcattttattaattttttaaaatgtcatgttttaaaaaattattattctcaATATTATGACAATGTTCATGAAAAGGGATATATTTCtacactttttaaaataaaaaatatgaccatgtttcataattttttaaaaaagtatgaCCATGTAAATGTGGATAATATACTTACTCCTTATAcacacataaataatattcgTTGTATTTCtgttcttaaaaaaaaagcggaTAGCTATCTGTGCTTTTTAAACAATGAATATAATTcctttcaaatttttaatttggaCCAGACAcaaacaatttttaaaagcaaTTCTTTGTTATGTGTTCCCAAGTTTGTGTACAACTGCGTGAAAAAGAAGGGGACCATAAAAGGGGAAATAAACAAGACCGAAAGAGAAAAGATAAATTtcttaaacatatataataaggaaaaaatagtaaacattttttttttcaagttgGGCATGGATTATATcctaattatttttttaactggAAGAcctatattaatatacaaaacATTTGTTCCCATAACagactttaaaaaattaaaatttaaaataattattcacAAGTATGTTCAACCGTTAATTagcaatatttattttttgaaagaaGACAATTCTGTTAAGCTAAACAGTTCAACAGTAGTTGTTACCACTTCAACGGATAAGCATGAATTGAACAATGGATGTTATGTACTACTCGATGGTCAGAATTTTATTAACTGTTCAGGTGAAAATAGGGGAAAAAATAGGGGAAAAAATAGGGAAATAATGAAGGGGCGGAATAAGttgggaaaagaaaaaagtattgttaaaaattgtataattGTGTATCCACATATTAATATGGAGAATATAACCATACATGATGTCTCGGATGGCAATAAGGAAGGAGCTCATGGTGAAAAGATAACAAGATTGATGAAACAGTATCACACAAATTTTCCTCTTTTGCTTTTGTCAAATTATAAgggaaaattatttattcatagtGTGGACAATGAAAAACTGAAAGGCGGTCGGATTATTGGTAGTAATGATTGGAACTATAGGTATACCAGTATGAATTGTGATATTGCCAATTATGCTAATGGTAATAGTATTAATTGTAGTAATCGAGACGATGGTACAACGAATGTGTTAAGGAGGTGGTATAAAAAGTTGGAGGGTAGAAACGATTGTGAGACTAACATGGACTATGTTAAAGGTATAATACAAATTGATAACAATGAATTCATAagtttttcaaataaatgcTTTCACATATTTAGTATAAATGATAAGGAATGCAATTATGTTGATGTGAAGAGATACAATCATTCCAGTAGTTCTGGGCAGCCCAACTATTGCGACGAGGTAGAATTAAAAACTGAAGTTACTAATGTGATAAGTGAAGCCTGCTCCTTTTCTTTCCAGTGTACATACAGTAACGTAAATTTCGTACAAGTACGaaataatttactttttttaaaaaggaataagTTAATTAATCTATCCATCAATGATGATATTATTTCGAAAACGTTTGTTACCCACCCTTACATTTACAAGTTTTGTGTTtctaaatatgaatatattttaaaaaaagcaagGAAAAGAGTGAGGAAAGGGGAAAAAAGGGCAATCCACAAAGGGGGCAAATGTGTAGATCAACTCGATAAGAACGCGGATAAGAACGTAGATAAGAACGCGGATAAGAACGCGGATAAGAACGTAGATAAGAACGCGGATAAGAACGTAGATAAGAACGTAGATAAAGACGTGGTTAGAGAAATGGCCGCAGAGTTGGACAAGAAGTGGGGTGACGGAGTGAATAATGGGAACTTGGAAAATACACGTGCAATCTGCAGGAACCGCCGAACTCTGCATACTGCGCAGGAGTGCAGAGTAACGTATGGTAAGATCGTGTGTGCAGTTGTTCGAATAAAGTATGATGAATATGATtgcttaaaaaaattattaaaaaagaggTTAAACATTCAAAAGGAGGAACTGAAGAATAATACCATATATGCAAATGAAGAAGTGCAATGTGTTCCTAATGTATACCTGAACGACTGCATTAACAGTCAATATACACACAAAgtaaaaagttttttaagTGGACAAGCAGAGGATACTAACACACTGGATGATGAAAAGGCAATaagaaagaataataaattaattcaaTCAGTGAAAACTTTtgcaaaatattataaactattgttatttcatgaaaatagtaaaaatgtgtatggttattacatttttgaGCATAGTGAAGAAATTCAATGTATATCATTCGGATGTTTAGATGATAGAGAATTCATTTATGTAGGGACAGGTCTTAACATTAATGAACGTATTGAAACTCAaggaaatatttacatatttgatTTTAGCAAGATATTTGTAAGGTATAATGAAAGCGAAAGGGGGCAGTATTTACACAAACATGATGTGGGATCAGAAATTCTTAGCAGCACGAACCATGAGGGTAATAGGAACATTGAAATGGTGGGAAGTTCTACTAATAACGATATTATAAAAGTGGATAGATCCAAAGCTGTTGCAAGCACCTTGTTAGAAAGCGAACACAACTTTGAGGTGAGTAATGAAAAGGGGGGAAATGTTTTGGGAGATACTGCAAATGGAGGAAGCGAAGCggataataatgaaaaggtGGGAAGCACTCCGGATGGTAATGTAAACAGCTTGACTGATGGTGGGGAGAAAAGGGGAAAATTAGTTTTGCACATGAAGAAGACATATAACAGCTGTGTTACGCAGAtttatccattttatttttacagtaACATTGGCAATAGCAGTATCAATATGAATAGCAGTGGCAATATGAGTAGCAGTATCAATATGAGTAGCAGTGCCAATATGAGTAGAAGTACCAGTAATAGTAACATGAATTACAAAAATGGCGGCAGAACTGAACAGGGAGAAATTCTAACTGTTGAGGATAAATACTgtaaagataataataaaaatatagtaaactGGATTAGCGGAAAAAACAGGCACAATAATATGATGAGTACATGCTACTGCAATATTCTTCATTGCATAAActcaaaattatatattcatgaaGTGAATGAAAATGACTTTACAAAAGGTGCTTTTATTGacaacaatttttttattagtgatattaaaatagtgagaaattttattattattgctgaTTTGTATAAaggtatttatataaatatgtataattatgaacaacAATATGATAGCCGAAGCATTATATCCATATCAAAAACATTCTACAgctataatttaaatatattatgttgtcattatataatttttaattcctACATCTCTATTATTGCAATGGATGTGTACAAcaatttcttcatattttcgTATAAAAATTGTCAAGATATTGACCATctctatatatttaattattttaactttaatagaagaattattaaatttattaatctTTTGCACACAAATCAAAAATCAAATTCAGTCATGTCCATTTCAAATGATGGAAGCATTCATCTCTTTCATCCAGTGAACAagaaaattttccttttctttaaaGAGATTTATAAAATCTCAAAAAAGTACATTTTCCCAAACTTAGCGTTAAATGTGTACGCAGATATGAAACCTGACTTTTTCATCCAGTCCATATTGCTCAATCTGCATAAAAGATCGGACAGTTTTTTggtaaaaaatgttttatttgaTGATTTGTTAAG ACAAATTCCTTTTTACTCCTGCGAGGTTTTATATGAACTATTTTGCAAAAAGGCTAACCTGCTTATCCACATAACGATA GGAGAGTTGTTGAACGAGTTGCACTCATTGAGCGAAAAGTAA
- the PmUG01_10031500 gene encoding conserved Plasmodium protein, unknown function — protein MTTSQSTAIFGSDLQTFIVTKYDPLLTIVKELNDKLQNSEKDKYRLEKRLIRLEKQMLVLLDKLEVTDIPVDLELKEKKEEQRKNQKIENEENLLAPWLFSCQLGTPLSSLQVLLEFTVQNTIELNVKLWKREDDMWINFLEIMSSNAKNYLPDSLNLIELRKATRKCLLNLCTSEILIVLRNVPGKSQAVYNTTTMTLVAILASAVYEAWKRIELTDPVSLGRIVLVLDGEDVGSRLRAGNKKLKIEPLN, from the exons ATGACAACTAGCCAAAGCACTGCAATTTTTGGAAGCGATTTACAAACGTTCATAGTCACTAAGTATGACCCCTTACTAACTATTGTGAAGGAgttaaatgataaattacAGAATTCggaaaaag ACAAGTATCGCTTAGAAAAGAGATTGATAAGATTAGAAAAGCAGATGCTAGTATTGCTAGACAAACTAGAAGTAACTGACATACCAGTTGATCTCgagttaaaagaaaaaaaagaagaacaaaggaaaaatcaaaaaatcGAAAATGAAGAGAATTTATTAGCTCCTTGGCTTTTCTCTTGCCAGTTAGGAACACCATTATCTTCATTACAAGTACTACTAGAATTTACAGTACAGAACACAATAGAATTAAATGTTAAACTATGGAAACGAGAGGATGATATGTGGATAAACTTTTTAGAAATTATGTCTTCTAATgctaaaaattatttaccaGATTCATTAAATTTGATTGAATTAAGAAAAGCTACAAGAAAgtgtttattaaatttatgtacaAGTGAAATTTTAATAGTATTACGAAATGTGCCAGGAAAATCTCAAGCTGTTTATAACACTACTACAATGACCTTAGTTGCAATTTTAGCTTCTGCAGTTTATGAAGCGTGGAAAAGGATTGAGCTCACTGACCCCGTTTCCCTCGGTAGAATAGTTCTTGTGTTAGACG GGGAAGACGTTGGATCGAGGCTAAGAGCAGGAAACAAAAAGCTGAAAATAGAGCCATTGAATTAa
- the PmUG01_10031600 gene encoding conserved Plasmodium protein, unknown function has product MPMLLLFFSVVALLLNKGVQTENDISVKGSLTVANLQISSKDNRENGITFWSEGTEYKLGLNAQNEFMISKKNKPLISIDEHDNLNFLNPDLSVKVLNIEGNLKIRSISQFQLVVHENFANSSNTKGWSGENFDNFTSICGGIHLLGGYGKLSKGRIYKTFENIPSHTQIRIKCNFHFIDNWNNQTAYLKIGRDEKEDLFYVWTDTHSQVNKENSINICGNSTGESKFFSLIDVIIPHNSSKLIVEFGTNIQKDDPNDISWGISNFQLFIV; this is encoded by the coding sequence ATGCCAATGCTGCTGCTCTTTTTCTCTGTTGTTGCCCTCCTTTTGAACAAGGGAGTACAGACCGAAAACGACATATCCGTAAAAGGGAGCTTAACAGTGGCAAACTTACAAATATCGTCAAAAGATAATAGAGAGAACGGAATAACATTTTGGAGTGAAGGAACGGAATACAAGTTAGGACTAAATGCGCAAAATGAATTTAtgataagtaaaaaaaataaaccaTTGATAAGTATTGATGAAcatgataatttaaattttctgaACCCCGATTTATCTGTTAAAGTGTTAAATATTGAaggaaatttaaaaattaggAGTATTTCTCAATTTCAGTTGGTTGTACACGAAAATTTTGCAAATAGCTCAAATACAAAAGGATGGTCAGGtgaaaattttgataattttacGTCTATATGTGGTGGAATACATTTATTAGGTGGTTATGGTAAACTGTCTAAGGGACGAATTTATAAaacttttgaaaatattcCTAGTCATACTCAAATACgtattaaatgtaattttcattttattgaCAATTGGAATAATCAAACAGCTTATTTGAAAATTGGAAGGGATGAAAAAGAAGATCTTTTTTATGTTTGGACTGATACACATTCACAAGTTAATAAAGAAAActctataaatatttgtgGAAATTCTACTGGAGAAtccaaatttttttcattaattgaTGTTATTATACCTCACAATTCGAGCAAATTGATTGTTGAGTTTGGTACTAACATTCAAAAAGATGATCCGAATGACATTTCGTGGGGTATTTCCAATTTTCAGTTGTTCATAGTATGA
- the AKAL gene encoding AKAP-like protein, putative — protein MNIRRSIYRCFSLYRVFIRSDYHYSNDNHYSYHYEYYSKYCNDNHNIISNTKSRLYTLQHNKMSHVRPNCFVCIPLNNNKVVTEELVKIQNHVITKYEMLKECIVEQNKFHISLLILYIKKSELEESRKAFHEAMKGIKKMNQMNICFDKLETFRNDVLYVSLKDESKNYIIDLIKILKESFEKRDIKIICNSKKSKRDDKKSKKNNKQGIKQNEDMHKINSSEEQITPHLTIMKNSYMKKIYMNKKPQIFPDYYSDFNLTKLMSEHLLPTKIQFLEMDIDSSTLYYKILEECNLS, from the coding sequence ATGAACATAAGAAGAAGCATTTACCGGTGTTTTAGCTTATATCGAGTTTTCATTAGAAGCGATTATCACTATAGTAATGATAATCATTACAGTTATCATTATGAGTACTATTCTAAGTATTGTAATGATAACCACAATATTATTAGCAATACGAAATCTAGGTTGTACACACTGCAGCACAACAAAATGAGCCATGTGAGGCCGAATTGTTTTGTATGCATTCCTctaaacaataataaagtaGTAACAGAAGAATTAGTGAAAATACAAAATCAtgttattacaaaatatgaaatgTTAAAAGAATGTATagtagaacaaaataaatttcatatttctcttttaattttatatattaaaaaatcgGAATTGGAAGAATCCAGAAAAGCTTTTCATGAAGCTATGAAAGGAATTAAGAAAATGAATCAAATGAATATCTGTTTTGATAAATTAGAAACATTTCGTAATGATGTCTTATATGTTAGTTTAAAAGATGAGAGCAAAAACTATATAATAGATCttatcaaaattttaaaagagtcttttgaaaaaagagatataaaaattatatgtaatagtaAGAAAAGCAAGAGGGATGACAAAAAGAGCAAAAAGAATAACAAACAGGggataaaacaaaatgaagatatgcataaaataaatagttcAGAAGAACAGATTACTCCACATTTGACTATAATGAAAAACTCgtacatgaaaaaaatatatatgaacaaaaaaccACAAATTTTTCCAGATTATTATTCAGACTTcaatttaacaaaattaatgaGCGAACATTTATTGCCAACCAAAATTCAATTTCTTGAAATGGACATAGATTCATCAACACTATACTATAAAATACTAGAAGAATGTAATCTTTCATAA